A genomic window from Aquila chrysaetos chrysaetos chromosome 9, bAquChr1.4, whole genome shotgun sequence includes:
- the GFOD2 gene encoding glucose-fructose oxidoreductase domain-containing protein 2 — MKMLPGVGVFGTGSTARVLVPLLRAEGFSIEALWGKTEEEAKQLAEEMNISFYTSRTDDVLLHQDVDLVCINIPPPLTRQIAVKALGIGKNVICEKAATSVDAFRMVTAARYYPKLMSIVGNVLRFLPAFVKMKQLIEEHYVGNVMICDVRVYGGSLLSHKYNWICDELMGGGGLHTMGTYIIDLLTHLISRRAEKVHGLLKTFVKQNTAISGIRHVTSDDFCFFQMLMSEGVCCTVTLNFNMPGSFIHEVMIVGSAGRLIARGTDLYGQKNTALQEELLFTDSLTVNKGLLDKGFKDIPLLYLKGMVYMVQALRQSFQDQEDRRTWDHKPVSMAASFEDGLYMQSVVEAIKKSSRSGEWEAVEVMTEEPDANQNLCEALQRNNL; from the exons atgaaaatgCTTCCTGGAGTGGGTGTGTTTGGAACTGGCAGCACTGCCCGGGTACTGGTACCCTTGCTGAGAGCAGAAGGCTTCTCCATTGAAGCACTTTGGGGGAAGACTGAAGAGGAGGCCAAACAGCTGGCAGAGGAAATGAACATCTCCTTCTACACAAGTCGGACTGACGATGTCTTGCTGCACCAGGACGTAGATTTGGTTTGCATCAATATCCCTCCACCACTAACTCGGCAAATTGCTGTGAAGGCTCTAG GAATAGGGAAGAATGTGATCTGTGAGAAAGCTGCTACCTCTGTGGATGCCTTCAGGATGGTCACAGCTGCCAGGTATTACCCCAAGCTGATGAGCATTGTTGGCAACGTTCTCCGTTTCTTGCCTGCCTTTGTGAAGATGAAGCAGTTGATAGAAGAACACTACGTGGGCAACGTGATGATCTGTGACGTACGAGTATATGGGGGAAGCCTGCTCAGCCACAAGTACAACTGGATCTGTGATGAGCTGATGGGAGGAGGTGGTCTGCATACAATGGGAACCTACATTATCGACCTCCTAACTCACCTCatcagcagaagagcagagaaggtCCACGGTTTGCTTAAGACTTTTGTGAAGCAGAACACGGCTATAAGCGGGATCCGCCACGTCACTAGCGAtgacttctgctttttccagaTGCTAATGAGTGAGGGTGTCTGTTGTACTGTGACTCTCAACTTCAACATGCCTGGATCATTCATTCATGAAGTCATGATTGTTGGGTCTGCTGGTCGCCTGATAGCTCGCGGGACAGACTTGTACGGGCAGAAAAACACTGCGCTCCAAGAAGAACTACTGTTTACAGACTCTCTGACTGTCAACAAGGGCCTTTTGGATAAGGGGTTTAAAGACATCCCACTGCTTTACCTAAAAGGAATGGTGTACATGGTGCAAGCACTGCGGCAGTCTTTCCAAGACCAGGAAGACCGTCGGACGTGGGATCATAAACCTGTCTCTATGGCAGCCTCTTTTGAAGATGGTCTGTACATGCAAAGTGTAGTAGAGGCCATCAAGAAATCCAGCAGGTCAGGAGAGTGGGAGGCTGTGGAGGTGATGACCGAGGAACCAGATGCCAATCAAAACCTCTGCGAGGCGCTTCAGAGAAATAACTTATGA